CAACCGCAACATGGCAATCTGCGTTTCTCTGAAATCCTGAAACCGAAATCTGGcagtcgcaaaaaaaaaaaaagaaaccgaAATCTGGCAGCCAAATTCAAGTTCAGAACGAAAACCAGCAGCATTTCACTAGTCAACCAACCCGGATTCCCATCCAACCAACCGCCGCGGGAAGCAGAAGACGCCGGAAGAGGCTACAAAAAGCTAGGGGCGCAGCGCCGCGCAGGATGGTGGGCTTCCTCagggccttcgccgccgccgccgccgccgtgcccgcaGCAGCTGCCGCAGCCTACGCCTTCTCCTCCTCGGGCCCCTCCACTTCCAGGCTCCGCTTCCCTCTGcctgcctcctccctctccgcctccgcctccgcctcctcgacCTCCGGGCGCGCGCCCAACGCCGTGGCTCCtatggccgccgcggccacggccgATCTCTCGGCGCCCGATAAGGTTTGCTCCCTTGCTCGCGTCGTCGCCAGTAATTTTGTCGCCTCCCCTGAGCGCTCTGCGGCTTGTCTGACTTTGTGTGTGGTGTTCTGGTGTGTTGCCGTTGCAGGAGTCGGCGCTTCCGGAGCTCACGGTAGGTGCACCCTGACTTCGTAGGCCTTTTTAGTTTTTGACCTCCGATGGTATTTGCCTATTTGGGCAGCAGCAACTACTGCAGAGGATCCCTATCCGGTATTTGGGCAGGGAGGTATTCGCGAGAAACTAAATTAGTTTTTCATGATTGGGTACTGGATTGAATTGGTGCATGAGAAGTGGGCAATTGAATACAGGAATTCTCAATCTAGGTTTAAATAGCTTGCCAGGTTGAGTGGTATGGTGATATATTGATATGTTCCGTTGTCTGATTGATGTAAGTGGCCTAATTGGCTGACTAGTGTCACAACCcaagggaaaaaaaggaaaagaaaaaaaacgcgcccgggcccacctgtcagcctctcactctcctcctcctctctgtttTGCGCCGCGGACGcacgcgtcgtcgccgccggccatcctcgggcCACGTGCCAGCCATCCTCGTGCGCCGTGCCCAACCGTCCCTCCTCTCATCGCCTCAAGATCCCGTGCCCGACCGCTccgcctcaaaccctaaccctagccttcCCCTTCTCCATTaacgccgccggcccgagctcccatcgccgcccgccgccgcgattcggtCGCTCCGGTAAGCCGCGGCTCAATTCCTCGCATGGGAAGCACcccctcgtcgtcctcgaccCATTTCGCCCCTCACCCGGCCTCATCCCCTCTCCTGCAGTGCCGCCGGCGAACGCCTCCGCCCGCTGCCGCCTCTGCTTGTCgcgccgccggtccgccgccgctcctcgcccgcgccgccgctggtgagcCTCGCCGCCATCCCGTCCACCTCGTGCGCGCCTCCCCTGCCTCGCTTCGGCTCcacttcgccgcgccgccgccgctcgctgtcGCTGCGCGCGACGCGTGCGCGCGCACCGCGCGTCGCCCGaaacgccgtggccgcgcccacgccgcggtcaGGGCGCGTGCCCTGCCTTGACCCGGCTGGGTGGGCCGCTGGCCAacgggccccacccgtcagcgcctGTGGGCGTGGAAGCCGGGTGTTCCTAGCGTTTTGCTAGGGTTTTTCTAGGCTTTTATTTTCCTGCAAGCttgcaaaatccatagaaaatcatgtatagcttaaaaaattatgaaacttgttttgttggattcctctagatGAGAtttacttaggaaaaatattgttttgcatgttactttgttgtagatttatttatagttttatcttgcaaaagtgagtttaatgcttatttatttgtatACTGCTTGAAAAatctcaaactaaattttgttagactccttgtgaggtttagttttcagtggtgcagcTTGTTCACATGCTTTCTTGCtgtttatcaaagttttagttTGTTTTCCTATACTTTGTCTGAAAATGGTCTATTCTAGAACTTTGTgcaggaaagtgataaaatggcaaaaccagttttgttagccttgtgttCCTGCCTAGTTTCCATGAtatttttcttggatttgtttagttaagtttgcatgccttttctgatttatcttgcttagagtagctgaaaattgatctatttatggttatttataggaaaaagcttttgctgcaaaaccagttttcttgagttctttgcattgtcctctgcatgctcaaGTTATTTCATGGTTTATGCTTGCTGTTTAGTTCATtctttaattcttgcatcgcattcatgcattttagtgactaagtcgtcggagaacgaacccgtggaaccctccgagtccgtggagcctgaacccggaattccgttcgtggtcgagtcggaagttaacccaggtaagcagctaagcatattccttgcacctatttaatctgatttagcttagctatctcaccgggtaatgttgggttatatatatattatctatgtattgcattcttgaaCCTAATTTCCTGCACtatccttccttgaattgtttaacTAGGTCCTTGCCACATgttagttagttaattacttaacttgactagatgcttagccctgcttagattACTTACATTGCTCGCTAGACAAGaatggtttggagtatcacacttacctgtttatccttgatcgcacttgagctGGGGCAAGTAGaagttggtagtatcgagattcgagcggaatgttagggcctagagaatgaagtcacatgggcatagtccgcttggatcgattaaggaccgagtggacgacgtcggttttgagcacctttccgtgctaccacatatccaatataatggaacggataagccaattacctcctttgacttgatcattggggcccggtcccagatgcgtggccaagggctatgcagggaggtttagtgtgtccccgggtggaactatgtgtaggaaagtttagagaagtCTCCGGTGGAACTAAatctccacgcgcaagctgggcgtaccctcaacggttgagccttgttgggaacggctgacgtgagtaccccttgcccggcgtgatcggttgggtgagtcgcatggtcctcgtgtcgtgtgggtaaagtagtacacccttgcaaggttataatcaattcgaattgccgcgctctcggttatgagcacgctctttaacccatgaactcctcatagaaTATCGTTTATGCTGAGAATGGTTCATGTTACAGCTATGATCAGTTATAGATTATGTTACTCTCTTAACCAACTAAAAGTGTTGGGTTggacaagattaattaatttgataggtgatagtgtagagagctagtgcttatgcaataattacttaaccttaaagcttttacttgagccattgcatgatccttgtgtacgtaatcgcgtaagtcttgcgagtaccttttgtactcaggttgctttctaaacctagttgcaggtgagcccgaagtggtgttcggccatttctaccccgctgatccaaacgcgggggTAGAATAGGTCGTGGTGgttgtaatgatgtccttgagcaaggcgtcattactttagtaagtctttatcgtaaACGAGCTTCGcgagagcatgtaaatgcaataaactttatgtttctgtttaatatggctttcgtgagcccaaggcttgtaagtgaagtttgaaacccacctatgctgaacttgtaatattaagctgtgaactctgattgtataaaactgctctttgtggattttttgcgatgtattcgattgtaaacggtatgtgcatatgctgattctgggcgtatgttggagcacataccgggactaccggatttgatattattttggatgaatgacgtgtcggttattcgtgtctctagatgtgggataacacgtgtcacgctctccggcaagcacgtgttaactctcatctggatgataatgaccggcggttcgtttaaaatagtatcaaattgggcagttctcacaacgggtatcagagctgagtttccatgaagtgaacctaaaatttgtgtagtgggttgagagtcaaataaaaatttgactacttgcactaagatttgctttggtgaaaaatttgaacttaaggtaAAATGCTAACTTTCTTCTTTTGTCTTAGAGCTAATTCTTTCTTACTGCTTCGCTTGTTtaattaagatatgcttaaCCTCTCTTGTCTTCATGAGTAGCGAGAGCGTAGGAAAGCCCTTTCACCCTCTGGAAACCTTTTGAGCCTTTTACCGGGGTTGAGAAGGTGagaatcacccattgtcctgaGCGCTAGTAGTagggttgtagcgctgctggACAATGCGGTTGTTTTGGGTCGTGAGTGCTAGAACGTTAAGAcgtgctcacgatgtgaggagacgtcatgttgcattcatacctcgcatgcatgcatactttCTTTTGGTTTTCCAACCTGCATCTAATCAATCTAGTGTGTCGTGATCTAGATTTCGTTGATCTCGTTCTTGCTAATTTTAGTGGACCAAATCTACTCTATCTTTTAGAGTTGCTACTCTTGTGTTGATcgtgtgttagatttttatctacacattatCTTTCCACCCTGCCTTTGGGTAAGCATGACGGAGTTATCAAATGTGGGCCCCGCACCATTGATCTTTTGCATCCCTTAGGGTATAGAGTTTTACTGTCTCTTGCCAAGGGGAAATCTTGTTTATATGCCTTGGCGGGTACCAAAGCCACGGCATTGGAAGATATTCCCGTGGTttgtgagtatccggatgtctttccagaagaattaccgggtatgcctcctgatcgtgaggtTGAATTTGTCATAGAGCTCAAGCCCGGAACAGCTCCCATCTCTAGACAgccttaccgaatgcctcccaatgagttgaaagaattgaagaaacaactcaagactttattggataagggttttattcgtctgagctcctctccttggggatgcccggctctttttgtgaagaagaaagatgatagtttacggatgtgtgttgattatcgtccGTTGAatgaagtcactatcaaaaataaatatcttcttccacggattgatatcttgtttgatcaactttttggagctcgttatttctctaagattgatctaaggttgggttatcatcaaatcaagattcgaactgaagatattccaaaaacagctttctctactagatatggtctctatgaattcactgtcatgtctttcggcctcaccaatgcaccggcttatttcatgtatctgatgaataacatcttcatggaggaactggatgtctttgtgatcatcttcattgatgatattttcatttattccaagaccaaaaaagatcatgctcgtcatattcatatcgtcctccaaaagcttagagagcatcgtctttatgccaagttcagtaaatgtgagttttggcttgaagaaATATTCtttcttggtcatgtcctctccaaggatggcaTTGCTGTGGATCCTACCAAGGTGCAAGATGTTCTGGATTGGAAGCAACCACAGAATGTCCAtgagatccggagttttcttggacttgcgggatactaccgccggttcatagagaacttctctaaaattgcgaagcctatgaccgagttactgaaaaatggggtcaagtttgagtggtccccagcctgtgaagaagcctttcaaaccttCAAGGATCGTCTCACTACTGTCCAGTTCTTTctcagccagatatttccaagagtttcgatgtttattgcgatgcttctcgcatcggtcttggctgtgttcttatgcaagaaggccgagtggtggcctatgcttctcgtcaactcaagcgtcatgaagaaaattatcctacccatgatttagagcttgcggcagttgtccatgctctaaagatatggcgtcattatctgctCGGtaatcattgcaatatctatactgaccataagagtgtagggtcgagatggcggactagagggggggggggggtgaatagtcctttctaaaactaattgcgccggctaaccgaaacttatgcggaattgaaactattcgcttagccaagactacacccctctaactataactctaaggcacctccaaaaagatcctacacaaagcaaatggagtgccaagctagtaagagctctcttaaaaattctaatgccaagtcacacaagcctaagcactagtacttcacaaaccgcgagagctcctacacaattctaatgagcaaaagcacaaagccaacctaagctcactagatgctcaaggacaaggatacacaatccaaatccaagagctcaacttgcttagttacacaatctaagcaagagcaactaattaagctacacaagctaactagatacactaggatctctacttctagctacacaagcaagaagatgattagcaagctacacaagctaactaatcactagagagcaactacacaagcacaagatatagaagaatgtaaatacaatgcctgtgatttggagaatgcaaaccaccgagaagagtagacaaagttgacacggtgatttttatcccgaggttcacttggttgccaccaagctaatccccgttgagacaagctccaaggttgccgccgatcctcttgctagtgctgactctcaagtcacactctcccacgtggagtgctcacaccgagctctagcacatgatccggccggaccacttgttgctcttcacgtctcgctcaactagagttgctcttcgcggctcccgcggggtgagcacaatacccctcacaaactcttctccggagcaccgcacaaacttcttgcgggcttcaacggagtctcttgccaccaagccgtctaggaggtggcaacctccaagagtaacaagcacaccggcttgcaacacgatcacctagtgccactcgatgcaatctctcaaagcaatcgcactagaatcgctctctcactcgatcggatgattactatcaagttagagtgagtagagggctctcaagcactctcacacatggacaccaagtccccaaggtgctctctcaactcaaatggccggccacaccctctatttatagagggaggccccaaactagccgttacactcaaatcccgtgaaaactgagttttcgcggactgtccgcctcacaaaaaccggaccgtccgccatttaaaaccaacggctagaactgcaatgattatgtgtcagagtcgaccgttagaaccccgggcggactgtccgcgcccctggggcggactgtccgcggttcaaaacttcgaaccaaccgatttgcaaacgtctctgactaaatctggaagttaccggcggactgtccgctccccaggggcggactgtccgcagttcaaaaacgtgagcacacacagaaaccgcagtgtttctgtcccagaaatttcagtaggaggcggaccgtccgcccccaaggaccggacggtccgcaggtcattttgggcacccaagacagaacaaccaagtttctgcgcccgtttcagcttttaaaggcggaccgtccgcccccatggaccggacggtccgcatgtcattttggaccacccacagagccaaaaacggttctgtttgagctcaaccgagataacggcggaccgtcagcccctcaagggcggaccgtccgcaggtctatttccagcagaaatgtacctcggtaaaacggccataactcttagctccgatgtccaaattaggtgatcttggactctatggaaagctaattcagagggctacacaacccaactgaattcttgatccaaaacacaatggatcaaagcagtattccactccaagagacaacctaatttccggagaaaaccaaaagacctttcttgcttcccaaagttgatcaacatcaactccaactctttctcctttgcaaatgtgccaacaccaccacgcgaacaacaccatgtgcatgtgtgttagcatttcacaatcattttcaaaggattttcacttgatctcaccacgccactcgatcctagcaacatcgcaatgttagatcgctcaagtggcactagatgaccgatatgcaaacaagtttgcccctcttgatagtacggccatctatcctaaatccggtcatgcacttctctacacaacctttgaccggtgaaatgaaatgccctacaagtcatacctttgccttgcgcattccatttcatcttcccaaatgttgatgccacacaagcaccaaactccatcaagccttttgatcatcattatgagtcaacacttggcttgatctttcttaaatgatatgatccactctatatcatcacatgacctctttggtccatcgatcttgaccttgctcgctcttcaccgttgcctcggtccatcggcgccaaatcttgcccaagcttcaccgcctcgcggtccctcgcttcaaagccttgacttgcccttctccattgcaaccggtccatcaagccaagccttgtcttgatcttctccactttggtcacataactccatgtcatgtctcatatgcaatgagctcctcgatcacactatatgagcatagcatcaacacttagccatttcttctccatggcacatgttgctcatactagtgtctttgtgtggactaatctcctgtgtatctcaacataaacacttattagtccacataagttgtcactcaattaccaaaaccaaacaagg
This sequence is a window from Panicum virgatum strain AP13 chromosome 7K, P.virgatum_v5, whole genome shotgun sequence. Protein-coding genes within it:
- the LOC120641512 gene encoding copper chaperone for superoxide dismutase, chloroplastic-like; this translates as MVGFLRAFAAAAAAVPAAAAAAYAFSSSGPSTSRLRFPLPASSLSASASASSTSGRAPNAVAPMAAAATADLSAPDKESALPELT